The following proteins are encoded in a genomic region of Nicotiana sylvestris chromosome 4, ASM39365v2, whole genome shotgun sequence:
- the LOC138890033 gene encoding uncharacterized protein: MFDGIGDPMVHLRTYCDKLVGVGKDENIRMKLFMRSLTGDALSWYIIQDPKKWSNWMSMESDFMDRFRFNTENAPDVFYIQNLKKKPTEIFREYVTRWRSEATKVRPFLDEEQMNKFFVRAQDLQYYERLMVIENHKFSDIIKLGEKTEEGIKNEMITNFEALQATNKVLQLGDISKKRDVGVVMVA; encoded by the coding sequence atgtttgatggtataggTGATCCCATGGTTCAtttgaggacctattgtgacaagcttgtcggggtcggaaaggatgaaaatatccggatgaaactctttatgaggagtcttactggagatgctttgtcctggtatatCATCCaggatcccaagaagtggtccaATTGGATGAGTATGGAgtccgatttcatggaccgattcaggttcaacacagagaatgcaccagatgttttctacatccagaatcttaagaagaaacccacaGAAATCTTTCGTGAGTATgttactcgttggaggtcagaagcgaCCAAGGTTAGGCCATttttggacgaggaacagatgaacaaattcttcgtcagagcacaggatctACAGTActatgaaagattgatggttattgaaaaccataagttctctgatatcatcaagcttggggaaaaaactgaggaaggcatcaaaaacGAGATgataacaaattttgaggcattacaggccacaaacaagGTGTTACAATTAGGcgacatatcaaagaagagagacgttggggtagtaatggtggcctag